AAGTTTCCTATTATTTAGCCTCTGTTTGTTGTATAAATGATTGTCTCCCACAAGGTGCACCTACTAGTCCTATTCTAAGTAATATAATTAGTTTTGATTTAGATAGGAGGTTATACCTTTTTGCTAAAAAATTCAATTTGAAATATTCTCGATATGCTGATGATTTGACTTTTTCTGGTGAAAATATAAATGTCAAAATGATACATTATATTTCTGAAATTATAGTTTCAGAAGGCTTTATAGTAAATGACAAAAAGACTAGATTGCATAAGGAGTCTGCTAAAAGAATAGTTACAGGTATTTCAGTCGCTGGTAGCGAATTAAAATTACCTAAAAAGTATAAAAGAGATCTTAAACAAGAATTATATTATATTAATAAATACGGCATTCATTCTCATGTTTCATCTGTTAATATCAAGCATACAAATTATATTGATGTTTTAATAGGTAAGCTGAATTTCTGGTTAAGTGTTGAGCCAGGCGACGAGTTTGTTGTAGAACAATTAAAAATGTTATATAGTATAAAGTATCCTGAAAGTATTCCTAAATAATATGTTGTATTTTTCTTAATACAAGAATATGTTAAATAATTTAATTGTTAATTATTGAAATACGTATTAAGCTTAAAATTAATTCAATTCTCCTCATAAACCTTTTCAATCCTTCTATCCGGTATCAACCACATCAACGCCACCAGCACATAGACACCGTTCGCGGCCCAGGGGCTCCAGAAGGAGAGGGCTATGCCTGTCAGGTACAAGAGCGGGGAGAGTTTGCCTTTCAGGTCTTGGCCAATGGCTTTGGCGAGTATTGAGTCTTTGCCGTTCTTTTGGATGATGGTCTGCTCCAGTACCCAATAGGCAATAGAGCACAAAAGCAGGATGCCGCCATACAGGGCCGTAGCCGCCGGCGCGAAGCTGTTTTCGCCCATCCAGCCGGTGGCAAAGGGAATCAAAGACAGCCAGAAGAGCAGGTGCAGGTTGGCCCAGAGAATGCTTCCGTTTACCTTGCTGGCGCTGTGGAGCATGTGGTGGTGGTTGTTCCAGTAAATACCGATGTAGATAAAGCTGAGCACGTAGCTCAGGAACACGGGCAGGAGCGGGGCCAGGGCTTGCCAGTCGGTGCCGTGCGGTACCTTAATCTCCAGTACCATAATGGTGATGATGATGGCCAACACGCCGTCACTAAATGCTTCTAACCGGTTCTTGTTCATAAGGAGGGTCACCCACCGCACCCAAGCCCGGCGAGTAGGAAGAAGGAAAGGTACTACTTAAACTTATATGTAGAAACAGCTATATTGATTTTGCCTCTCCTATTTGAACAGCCAAGGTCCGTTTTTGGCCTGTTTTCCAGAAAATAGCCCAAAAACGGAAATGCTTGTCCCGCCATGCGCAGTTGCTCTTATCTCGTTATTTGTACTTGACTATTCTGTCCAAAGACAAACCATCTTATAAGTCACAACCATAACCCAAACTTCTTTTAAGCGTTGGGTCAGGACAAAGACAAACAAGTGTATAGGTGCCTACAAATAGCTAAGCCATCTCTTCTCTAGGTGGGCGGCTTTGTAGCGGCTGTACCAGCGGCAGGCCGGGTAGAGAAGTAAGACAATAGTTATCCAGACCAGGTAGACATAAGGCAGTTCTACACCTACCCCCACTTCGGGGCGGCCAAATTTCATCATCCCGAAGGGCAAGTCCTGCCACTTGACGCCCTGCGCCAACACCATCACCAGCATAGAGGAATGGATCAAGTACCAGTGCAGTAGGTAGAAGAACATGGGCACCCGGCCATAGGTGGCAAAAAAGCGCGTCACGGCAGTATTGGTAGAGTTGAGCAGCCCCAGCAATACAATCATGATTCCTAGAAAGAATAAACTAAACTGCAATGAAGGCGGGTATTTGGTCACGTTGAAGAAAGACAGAATGGTAAAGGCCGTGGTGTTTTGCGGGGCCCAAGGATTTGGTTCGCCGTACAGGTTAAACACCCGCAGCACCACAAACACGGCCAGCATGGCAAAGCCAAGGATAAACAAGGCTTTCTTCCGGGCGAAAGCCTCTCTGCGTATCAGTTCCCCGAAGCTGTAGCCCAGTAACAGCAAACTCAGCCAAGGCAAGAGTGGGTAGGCCACCAACACCGCCGGTCCGCCCTCAAACGGGAAGAACCCCTGCCTGAACAACAAGGAATAAAAGAATTTGCCGGCCATGGTTTCTGCCGGGCCTACTTGTAGCAAAAGGTTATGCAATAAAATAATCACCAAGCCAATGCCGCCAATAATT
The nucleotide sequence above comes from Nibribacter ruber. Encoded proteins:
- a CDS encoding reverse transcriptase family protein, which gives rise to MSKKRILSNWSNFFEQRGIPEDIREIYLRYIKKLLVKDVPIIFDFNHLSKLVGRQQWYLASVVNNTSSHYRTFNLKKRSGGFREISVPYPALLGVQYWVYKNILQKIPINNSSHGFAKNKSIITNSKIHLGQSNLLKMDLKDFFPSIHLARVIKVFKALGYTTKVSYYLASVCCINDCLPQGAPTSPILSNIISFDLDRRLYLFAKKFNLKYSRYADDLTFSGENINVKMIHYISEIIVSEGFIVNDKKTRLHKESAKRIVTGISVAGSELKLPKKYKRDLKQELYYINKYGIHSHVSSVNIKHTNYIDVLIGKLNFWLSVEPGDEFVVEQLKMLYSIKYPESIPK
- a CDS encoding TMEM175 family protein; the protein is MNKNRLEAFSDGVLAIIITIMVLEIKVPHGTDWQALAPLLPVFLSYVLSFIYIGIYWNNHHHMLHSASKVNGSILWANLHLLFWLSLIPFATGWMGENSFAPAATALYGGILLLCSIAYWVLEQTIIQKNGKDSILAKAIGQDLKGKLSPLLYLTGIALSFWSPWAANGVYVLVALMWLIPDRRIEKVYEEN
- a CDS encoding DUF1624 domain-containing protein, whose product is MLQTEASLPLAQQTQSRVSSIDVVRGLAIVIMALDHVRDLWHTTSLSQDPLSFDTTTPALFLTRWVTHFCAPTFVFLAGTSAYLSYKKHGDAGRAQKFLLSRGVWLMVLEVTVIGFGIWFDIQFRTVMLQVIFAIGVGFVVLALLLRLPSRIIGGIGLVIILLHNLLLQVGPAETMAGKFFYSLLFRQGFFPFEGGPAVLVAYPLLPWLSLLLLGYSFGELIRREAFARKKALFILGFAMLAVFVVLRVFNLYGEPNPWAPQNTTAFTILSFFNVTKYPPSLQFSLFFLGIMIVLLGLLNSTNTAVTRFFATYGRVPMFFYLLHWYLIHSSMLVMVLAQGVKWQDLPFGMMKFGRPEVGVGVELPYVYLVWITIVLLLYPACRWYSRYKAAHLEKRWLSYL